The genomic stretch TCAGCGTTCCCAAAGGAACCACGATTCTTGAAGCAGCCCGGGAACTGGGTATCGATATACCCACGCTTTGCTACATGAACCTAAAAGATTTATGCATCAAAAACGCCCCGGCATCTTGCCGTATCTGCGTGGTTGAAGTAGATGGCAGGAAAAATCTTGCCCCTTCTTGTGCCACCCGTTGTGAAAACGGTATGAACGTACACACGAATACCATGCGCGTGCTGAACGCCCGGAGAACCGTTTTGGAATTAATGCTTTCGGATCACCCGTCAGACTGTCTGGTATGTGCCAAATCCGGTAGCTGCGAGTTGCAAGCCGTGGCCATCAAACTGGGAATCCGCGAAATTCCTTTCCAAGGTACGCAAACCGAATACAAGGTTGATTTATCCCCTTCTATCCGTCGGGATGCCACGAAATGTATCTATTGCCGTCGGTGCGAAATGATGTGTAATGACATACAAACCGTAGGGGCACTCGGTGCCGTGAACCGCGGATTTGATTCGGTGGTAATGCCGGCGTTCGATCAGGCACTGCAAGACTCGGAATGTACTTTCTGCGGACAATGCGTGGCTGTATGCCCGGTAGGAGCTTTAACCGAACTGGATCACACGAACCGGCTGATCAAAGATCTGGCAAACCCGGACAAGACCGTAATCGTGCAAACTGCCCCGGCCGTTCGTGCCGCCTTAGGGGAAGAATTCGGGTTACCTGCCGGAACATCCGTGACGGGAAAAATGGTTGCCGCTTTACGCAAATTAGGCTTTGCCAAGGTATTTGACACGGACTTCGCTGCCGACTTGACCATCATGGAGGAAGGTACCGAATTATTAGGTCGTTTGACAGCATTCTTAAATGGAGATAAGGATGTGAAACTTCCGATCATCACCTCTTGTTGTCCGGGCTGGGTGAATTTCTTCGAGAAACAATTCCCGGATTTACTTGATAATCCTTCTAGTGCACGTTCCCCGCAACAGATGTTTGGAGCTATTGCAAAAACTTACTGGGCTGAAAAAATGGGAATCAAACGGGAAGACCTGATTGTAGTATCCGTGATGCCATGTCTGGCTAAAAAATTCGAAAGTGAACGTGACGAATTCAGAACAAATGGGGATCCGGACGTGAACTATTCTATCTCTACACGTGAATTGGCTGCTTTGATCAAACAAACGAACATCAATTTCATGCAACTGGAAAACGAGGATTTCGACGCACCGTTAGGAGAATCTACCGGAGCCGCTGTTATTTTCGGTGCATCCGGAGGTGTTATGGAAGCAGCCTTACGTACGGCTTACGAGGTACACACGGGTAAAACGTTGGATAACGTGAACTTCGAAGGTGTTCGCGGAATCGAAAACCTGAAAGAAGCCACCATCGACGTAGACGGGTTCGAATTAAAAGTTGCCGTTGCCCATAGCTTGGGTACCGCCCGCAAGTTGATGAACGAACTTCGTGCCGGCAAATCCCCCTATCACGCCATCGAAGTTATGGCCTGTCCCGGTGGATGTATCGGCGGTGGAGGTCAACCGCTTCACCACGGAGATTCCGCCCGTATCAAGGCTCGTGCGAAAGCCCTTTACTCGGAGGATACTGAAAAGAATTTCAGGAAATCTCACGAGAACCCCTATATCATTTCCTTGTACGAGGAGTTCTTGGGTAAACCCATGAGTGAAAAGGCACATCACTTGTTGCACACGTGCTATTTTAATAGAGGAAAAGAGATCATTGAACAATAATTCGAGATATCATTATGACACAAATATCATTAGCCAAGTGCAAAGTTGACCAACTGGTAAGCCTGTGTGAAGAATTCGGGAATCAACCGGGAGAGTTGATTAATATCTTGCACAAAGCACAGGGATTGATCGGCTACCTACCTAGAGAAGTACAGGAAGTAATCGCCCGCCAATTAAATATACCCGTATCCAAAGTGTACGGCGTAGTAACTTTCTATTCATTCTTCACCATGACCCCAAAAGGTGAACACCCGATCTCCGTGTGCATGGGAACCGCATGCTACGTTCGGGGTGCAGAGAAGGTATTGGATGAATTCAAACGTATTTTGAAAATAAATGTTGGAGAGACAACCCCGGATGGGAAATTCTCTTTAACCAGCTTGCGGTGTGTAGGTGCCTGTGGACTTGCCCCAGTTGTACTGATCGGTGAAAAAGTTTACGGACGGGTTACTCCCGGAGAGGTGGAGAAAATTCTAAAAGAATTCGAGTAACATAAAAGGCGGTCGATTGACCGCCTTTTATGTTAGTTACAAGTTCATACTACACCAACCTGTAACTTGCAACTGATTTTGTAGAAGACAAAATCACTTTATCGGAATTGTAAAATTAAAGTTAGAACCGACACCTTCCTCAGAAGTAAACCACAAGCGCCCATGATTTTTGCTCACGAAGTCTTTACACAATAATAGGCCCAAGCCGGAGCCTTCCTCGCTATCCGTACCAAAGGTCGTGAAATGCGTGGACTCATTTAACAGCTTTTCTTGATCTTCATTCTTGATTCCACATCCCCTATCTGACACCGTAACAAGCACTTCTTTACCATTCCCCTCCTCAGTCTTGTTCTCATCCATAACATCCTGTACCTTCACATGTACCATAACAACGGTATTTTTATGACTAAATTTAATTGCATTTGAAATCAAGTTACGCACAACGGATTTTATCATTTCGATGTCAACGATAACATTGATAAATTCGACTTCTGAATCCAGTTCCAAAGAAATTAACTTACTCTCAGCTATCGGCTTAAACACCTCTATAACGCCATTTACCAAACCGACCATATCTATCGGTTGCGGAACATTAGACAACTTACCCAACTGGCTCTTGGTCCACTTCAACAGATTATCTAATAAAGAAAATACTTCCTCCGCTGTTTTATTGGTCATTTCCAACATCTCGAACACGTCCCCTGGAACGGTTTGCGGGTCGATGCTCATCATAATCGTGTTACACAACATCTTGATGGAAGCCATCGGTGACCGTAAATCATGAGCGATCACGGAATAAAGCTTATCCCTACCGGCAATTGTCTTTCTCAACTCTTCCGTCTGACGTAAAATAACCCGTCTGGCATCCACCAGAGAAAGTTGATGTTCCACCCGGATCAACAGCTCTTCCCGACGAAAAGGTTTCGATATAAAATCATTCGCCCCGAGTTGGAACCCCTTCACAACACTTGCCGAGTCATTCAACGCAGTCAAAAATATAATTGGAATTTCAGCCTGTTCCGGCTCCACCTTCAAGTGTCCTGCCACCTCAAACCCGTCCATATCGGGCATCATAACATCCAACAAAATCAAATCCGGATGTTCACTTTTCACTTTTTCCAAAGCTTCCGTCCCGTTCATCGCATACACGATACCAAACCCCTCACGCCCGAGCAAAGCTTTTAACAACAGCACATTTGACTGAACATCATCCACCACTAGTATTTTATATTCAGCAGGATTTATTTTCATACACTTCATTTTTTAATTAACACACGTAAACGCTGTCACAAATGTACAAACTATAATTTATTTTCGAGATATCTTTCGACCATAGTTTTCAACTTTTCAGCCTCTAACGGTTTAGACATATATTCGTTACATCCGGCGGCAAGAGCCATTTCCCGATCTGTTTCAAAAGCAAAGGCCGTGGTAGCTATAATTGGAACAGTCGGATTCAATTCCCGGATAATTCCGGCCGCAGACAGGCCATCCAATCCCGGCATCCGGACATCCATTAAAATTAAATCCGGTTTACTCGATTCATATTTTGTCACCACATCAATCCCGTCATTCGCTCTTAGCACGGAATAGCGCTCTTCCAGTATAGCCTTGACCAACTCGTAGTTACAATCCATATCTTCAGCTACCAATATCAACGGTTTATTCTGTTCCCCAGCAACCGGGAACGTACCATTACAAGGTATTAAAAAATAGAAACAAGACCCGACACCAAGCTCGGATTCTACCCAGATTTCTCCACCCATTTTGTCCAGAATGGATTTACAGATAGACAATCCTAACCCGAAACCCTGTTTCAACAAATCCAGCTTTTCAAAACGCCCGAATACATTATTCAATTTTTCTGCCGGAATCCCGCTCCCGGAATCTCGCACATATCCTTCCATCATATCTCCCTTCAACTTGTACCCGAAAGTGATTGCCCCTTTTTCGGTATATTTTATAGCATTGGAAATCAAATTTGAATAGAGTTGCCTCAATCGGTGAGAATCGGAAACAATCGTCAGAGATGCCGCAGGTCGCTCGAAAATTATCTTCACGTCATTCTTGATTCGCATCTGATGCATTTGCCGTAATTCCTCGCACAACTCATCCATCTGTATGTTCTCATCTATGAATTCCATTTTACCGGATTCGATGCGGGATAAATCAAGAATATCATTAATAAGATGCAGTAATAAATTACTATTCGCCTTGACAATATCCAAATATTCTTCCCGTTCACATTCACTTTCCGTGTGAGCAATTACCTCGGAAAAACCGACAATAGCGTTCAACGGAGTCCGAATTTCGTGGCTCACATTTGCCAAAAAGGCCGACTTCAAACGATCCGATTCTTCCGCCCGGTGCTTGGCCTCGATTAATGCCTGTTCATCATCCCTTCTTTTTTGAATATCAGCAATAAAACCCAAGACTTTCGTAACTTTTCCTCGTTCATCAAATTCTTGAGCCACTCCTTTTAAATCCACCCATTTATACTCCCCGGTATTTAACAAATCCAACCTGAGTTCCAAGTCAATCTTACATGACTCACCCGCCAAAAGACGATTATAAATAGCCTCAAAAATTCCCCGATCATCCGGATAAATACTGGCAACAAAAGTTGTCATACGAAAAAAGTCATCATGAAATTCCTTTCGATCAACGCCGTACGCCTTGAATAATTCATCCCCGATTTCGATTTTCCCGCTGACAATATCTGCAAACCAGGGAAAAACGTTACCGGCCTCTAACATTAACGATAACCTGACCACGTTATCCGCTAAGAACTTTTCTGTTCGTTTCACTACCACCTTTTCACATAAATCACCTTCATTTTCCTCAAAGCCCTCCCCGTTCTTTGCTTGTTGAAAAATCTCTTCTTGCAATTTCCCGACTTTTCCTTGCAGCTCATGACACAAATTTTCTTGCACCAACAACTTTCTGACGAGTTCTTCTCTCGTAAGGCTTTCATATACACCCATTCTATATTTCGATTAAAATCGACGAAATGTACAAAAAAAATGAACATTTCTTACATTTATACAAACAAAAATAATGCTATTTTGCAACAATGTTGTATCTTTGCACTATTAAAAGAAGGTGATATATGAGTAAAAACATTCTGATAGTGGATGATAAGCCTGAAATAGCGAAAGTCATCACGATCCAACTATCCAAGGATTATAATGTACATTCGGAGGGAAATCCGATTGAAGCTCTTGCATGGATGCACGCAGGAAACATTCCCGATCTTATCATATCGGACGTAAATATGCCGGAAATGGACGGACGAACATTCCTCAAGCAGCTAAAAGCAAGCTCCACGTTCAATTTTATACCCGTTATTATTTTATCCAGTCTGGAGAGCAGTAACGACCGAATTGAATTGCTGGAGGCAGGAGCCTCTGACTTCGTGCTAAAACCTTTCAACCCGCAGGAGCTGAAGATCAGAGTACGTAATTTATTGCGGTAAAGATATGTACACGTATTATATCGGGAAAAACACGGACTGGATAAACAAAATATCACATTGTCTGAATTGTCAAGTTATTACTTTCAATAACCCGATTAAAACGATTTTGAGTATCAATGAACGATCGAAGAAAGATATATCACCCACTTATATCTTTATCGAATCATACAATAAAAAAAGGGATTTACAATGGTTGAACGCTATCGCTCAAGGCAATCCGAAGAACACGTATCTACTACTACTTTCAGAGAAGATTGCAAAAGAAGATATTGTGGACTATCTTCATGCCGGCACTAGCGAAATCGTCAATATCAACACAACGCCGGAAGATTTACAAACGACATTAGCTTTCCTGCCTAAAATAAAGCAACACACGACAGCTCATGTTCAAAATAATCCCCGGAGATTCAAGCTCCCTTGGTGGAAAAGAACATTTGACATTTTCTTTTCCGGGACAGCAATCGTTTGCCTCTCCCCATTTCTAATTGTAACGGCACTTGCCATCCGGATCGAAAGTAAAGGTCCTATTATATATAAATCCAAACGAGTCGGAAGTAATTACGACATATTTGATTTCCTCAAATTCCGTTCCATGTATATGGATGCGGATAAACGCCTAAAGGAATTCGAGGCCTTGAATCAATACCGGGAAGAAACACAGGAACAACAGGCTCATACCGAAACTTCCCCAACCTCCAATCAAACCAACGAAACTCTTCTCGTGGCCGATGATTTCATCACGACAGAAAAACAATTATTAAAGAACAGACGAAAACAACAGAAAAATACTTTCGTCAAATTCGAGAACGATCCCCGAATTACCAAAGTCGGACGTATCATCCGTAAATATAGTATTGATGAACTTCCACAACTGGTTAATATTCTGAAAGGAGATATGTCCATCGTCGGCAACCGCCCCCTCCCCTTATACGAAGCGGAATTACTAACCACGGACGAATACATCGAGCGTTTCATGGCCCCCTCCGGACTCACCGGTCTATGGCAAGTAGAAAAAAGAGGTGACCAAGGCGCCCTTTCCGCAGAAGAAAGAAAACAACTGGATATAAAATATGCCCGCAACTTTTCGTTCGGGAATGATATAAAAATTATTTGCAAAACATTCACGGCGTTTGTGCAAAAAGAGAATGTGTGATTAACAATATTTTGAAATATGGGTGCTAAATATATTATTATAGCCTGTTTATTATGTGCTGATTTTGTTTGCCTTGCTCAAGAGAAACAGAAAAGGGATTCTATTCTTCCTTATGAAAGTTTCGTTCCGCAAACATTAACAACCAATGAATATATTAACTATCAATTACCTCCACTGGACTCGCTTTTTGAAGGAGCTAAAACAAATCCCCGGCTGAAAGCAATAGGTGCATCTATCGAGGCTGCCCGTAATGACTTAAAAGCAACCAAACGAGATTGGTTGCAATACTTTTCCGTACGGGCTGGATACACATA from Butyricimonas virosa encodes the following:
- a CDS encoding NADH-dependent [FeFe] hydrogenase, group A6, with amino-acid sequence MNENITLKIDNREISVPKGTTILEAARELGIDIPTLCYMNLKDLCIKNAPASCRICVVEVDGRKNLAPSCATRCENGMNVHTNTMRVLNARRTVLELMLSDHPSDCLVCAKSGSCELQAVAIKLGIREIPFQGTQTEYKVDLSPSIRRDATKCIYCRRCEMMCNDIQTVGALGAVNRGFDSVVMPAFDQALQDSECTFCGQCVAVCPVGALTELDHTNRLIKDLANPDKTVIVQTAPAVRAALGEEFGLPAGTSVTGKMVAALRKLGFAKVFDTDFAADLTIMEEGTELLGRLTAFLNGDKDVKLPIITSCCPGWVNFFEKQFPDLLDNPSSARSPQQMFGAIAKTYWAEKMGIKREDLIVVSVMPCLAKKFESERDEFRTNGDPDVNYSISTRELAALIKQTNINFMQLENEDFDAPLGESTGAAVIFGASGGVMEAALRTAYEVHTGKTLDNVNFEGVRGIENLKEATIDVDGFELKVAVAHSLGTARKLMNELRAGKSPYHAIEVMACPGGCIGGGGQPLHHGDSARIKARAKALYSEDTEKNFRKSHENPYIISLYEEFLGKPMSEKAHHLLHTCYFNRGKEIIEQ
- a CDS encoding complex I 24 kDa subunit family protein, translating into MTQISLAKCKVDQLVSLCEEFGNQPGELINILHKAQGLIGYLPREVQEVIARQLNIPVSKVYGVVTFYSFFTMTPKGEHPISVCMGTACYVRGAEKVLDEFKRILKINVGETTPDGKFSLTSLRCVGACGLAPVVLIGEKVYGRVTPGEVEKILKEFE
- a CDS encoding hybrid sensor histidine kinase/response regulator is translated as MKINPAEYKILVVDDVQSNVLLLKALLGREGFGIVYAMNGTEALEKVKSEHPDLILLDVMMPDMDGFEVAGHLKVEPEQAEIPIIFLTALNDSASVVKGFQLGANDFISKPFRREELLIRVEHQLSLVDARRVILRQTEELRKTIAGRDKLYSVIAHDLRSPMASIKMLCNTIMMSIDPQTVPGDVFEMLEMTNKTAEEVFSLLDNLLKWTKSQLGKLSNVPQPIDMVGLVNGVIEVFKPIAESKLISLELDSEVEFINVIVDIEMIKSVVRNLISNAIKFSHKNTVVMVHVKVQDVMDENKTEEGNGKEVLVTVSDRGCGIKNEDQEKLLNESTHFTTFGTDSEEGSGLGLLLCKDFVSKNHGRLWFTSEEGVGSNFNFTIPIK
- a CDS encoding PAS domain-containing hybrid sensor histidine kinase/response regulator codes for the protein MGVYESLTREELVRKLLVQENLCHELQGKVGKLQEEIFQQAKNGEGFEENEGDLCEKVVVKRTEKFLADNVVRLSLMLEAGNVFPWFADIVSGKIEIGDELFKAYGVDRKEFHDDFFRMTTFVASIYPDDRGIFEAIYNRLLAGESCKIDLELRLDLLNTGEYKWVDLKGVAQEFDERGKVTKVLGFIADIQKRRDDEQALIEAKHRAEESDRLKSAFLANVSHEIRTPLNAIVGFSEVIAHTESECEREEYLDIVKANSNLLLHLINDILDLSRIESGKMEFIDENIQMDELCEELRQMHQMRIKNDVKIIFERPAASLTIVSDSHRLRQLYSNLISNAIKYTEKGAITFGYKLKGDMMEGYVRDSGSGIPAEKLNNVFGRFEKLDLLKQGFGLGLSICKSILDKMGGEIWVESELGVGSCFYFLIPCNGTFPVAGEQNKPLILVAEDMDCNYELVKAILEERYSVLRANDGIDVVTKYESSKPDLILMDVRMPGLDGLSAAGIIRELNPTVPIIATTAFAFETDREMALAAGCNEYMSKPLEAEKLKTMVERYLENKL
- a CDS encoding response regulator transcription factor; this translates as MSKNILIVDDKPEIAKVITIQLSKDYNVHSEGNPIEALAWMHAGNIPDLIISDVNMPEMDGRTFLKQLKASSTFNFIPVIILSSLESSNDRIELLEAGASDFVLKPFNPQELKIRVRNLLR
- a CDS encoding sugar transferase — translated: MYTYYIGKNTDWINKISHCLNCQVITFNNPIKTILSINERSKKDISPTYIFIESYNKKRDLQWLNAIAQGNPKNTYLLLLSEKIAKEDIVDYLHAGTSEIVNINTTPEDLQTTLAFLPKIKQHTTAHVQNNPRRFKLPWWKRTFDIFFSGTAIVCLSPFLIVTALAIRIESKGPIIYKSKRVGSNYDIFDFLKFRSMYMDADKRLKEFEALNQYREETQEQQAHTETSPTSNQTNETLLVADDFITTEKQLLKNRRKQQKNTFVKFENDPRITKVGRIIRKYSIDELPQLVNILKGDMSIVGNRPLPLYEAELLTTDEYIERFMAPSGLTGLWQVEKRGDQGALSAEERKQLDIKYARNFSFGNDIKIICKTFTAFVQKENV